Proteins encoded by one window of Mesorhizobium sp. INR15:
- a CDS encoding F390 synthetase-related protein has product MSGLGEAIGSFAVTQWVSRKSRKGFERWQARALRRWLDRDLPRARFYGKAPRELSDLPVTDKAQLMANFDGFNIAGVSARDAWAAASTDGRLGELTVGASTGTSGNRGLFVISEAEKYRWLGTIIAKAIPDLLWRRQRVAVILPQNTGLYDSARQSGRVDLRFFDLRLGPEHWRTALEDFAPTVIIAPPKMLRHFAVNQFAINPLRVFCAAETLDPVDRPPIEAFFRRPLDQIYMATEGLFAVTCRQGGLHLAEDSVLFEFEPAGDGLVTPLVTAFRRQTQIMARYRMNDLLRLSSTPCRCGSPLRVVDEIVGRMDDAFRLTSARGPILVTPDVLRNAVLKADRRIDDFRLIQTARETVELRLLPDLPDEAAMAALEAVRALLALRQATVTVELIRAPMPLETDRKLRRVECRLPHEAAP; this is encoded by the coding sequence ATGAGCGGGCTGGGTGAAGCGATCGGGTCGTTTGCCGTTACCCAATGGGTATCGCGCAAGAGCCGCAAGGGCTTTGAGCGCTGGCAAGCCCGCGCCTTGCGCCGCTGGCTCGACCGCGACTTGCCACGCGCGCGGTTCTACGGCAAGGCGCCGCGAGAGCTCAGCGACTTGCCGGTAACTGACAAAGCCCAATTGATGGCGAATTTCGACGGCTTCAACATCGCTGGCGTGTCGGCTCGCGATGCCTGGGCCGCCGCTTCCACTGACGGCAGGCTTGGTGAATTGACCGTTGGCGCCAGCACCGGAACATCGGGAAACCGCGGGCTTTTCGTTATTTCCGAAGCCGAGAAATATCGCTGGCTGGGGACGATTATCGCCAAGGCCATTCCGGATCTGTTGTGGCGCCGGCAGCGCGTTGCGGTGATCCTGCCGCAGAACACCGGCCTCTATGACAGCGCCCGCCAATCTGGCCGCGTCGACCTGCGTTTCTTCGATCTCAGGCTTGGACCTGAGCACTGGCGCACTGCGCTTGAGGACTTCGCGCCGACGGTGATCATTGCTCCGCCAAAAATGCTGCGTCACTTCGCGGTCAACCAATTCGCGATCAATCCGCTGCGCGTCTTCTGCGCCGCCGAGACGCTTGACCCGGTCGACCGCCCGCCGATCGAGGCGTTCTTTCGCCGCCCCCTCGACCAGATTTACATGGCAACCGAAGGTCTGTTCGCGGTGACCTGCCGGCAAGGCGGACTGCATCTGGCCGAGGATTCGGTGCTCTTCGAATTCGAGCCGGCTGGCGACGGACTGGTGACGCCGCTGGTCACCGCCTTCCGCCGCCAGACACAAATCATGGCGCGCTACCGGATGAACGATCTGCTGCGCCTGTCATCCACGCCGTGCCGGTGTGGCTCGCCGCTGCGCGTGGTCGACGAAATCGTTGGCCGCATGGATGATGCCTTCCGTCTGACCTCTGCGCGCGGGCCGATCCTGGTTACGCCTGACGTCCTGCGCAACGCGGTGCTGAAAGCCGACCGGCGTATCGACGATTTCAGGCTGATACAGACCGCTCGCGAGACCGTCGAATTGCGCCTTTTGCCGGACCTGCCCGACGAGGCGGCAATGGCCGCGCTGGAGGCGGTGCGCGCGTTGCTGGCCTTGCGCCAGGCAACGGTAACCGTCGAACTCATACGCGCGCCGATGCCATTGGAAACTGATCGCAAATTGCGCCGCGTCGAATGCCGGCTGCCGCATGAGGCCGCGCCATGA
- a CDS encoding MBL fold metallo-hydrolase: protein MKIVFANSAWVTAAERLILRGGSWRSVRLRVRYGLIIHPRVGPVLIDTGYTPHVTSGADRGATLRLYGAMLKPELNLAGQPIPVLARFGLAPRDVNAVIVTHFHADHISGLSQFPNARFIASDAAWSRQKQKTAWQNLRHGVFPELFPADFENRLDGLSAKRRIAARGDIPGGADLFGDGSVVAVDLPGHADGQFGLLFPQMDRPLLYAVDVQWLLKALAQNRTPGFPARLLAEDFAAIEPSSAILRRFAATGGDVVFCHDPEVTPYDLPSVGG, encoded by the coding sequence GTGAAGATCGTCTTTGCCAACAGCGCCTGGGTGACTGCCGCCGAACGGCTGATCCTGCGTGGTGGCAGTTGGCGGAGCGTCCGACTGCGGGTCCGCTATGGGCTGATCATCCATCCGCGGGTCGGCCCTGTGCTCATCGATACCGGCTATACGCCGCACGTAACCAGTGGCGCCGATCGTGGTGCGACGCTGCGCCTCTATGGCGCAATGCTCAAGCCAGAGCTCAATCTGGCCGGACAGCCGATACCGGTGCTGGCGCGCTTTGGCCTTGCGCCGCGCGATGTGAACGCCGTCATCGTGACGCATTTTCATGCCGATCACATCTCCGGCCTGTCGCAGTTTCCCAACGCCCGCTTCATTGCCAGTGATGCTGCATGGTCGCGGCAGAAACAAAAGACCGCCTGGCAGAATTTGCGCCATGGCGTGTTCCCCGAGTTGTTTCCAGCCGATTTCGAAAACCGGCTGGACGGATTGTCAGCGAAGCGGCGGATAGCGGCGCGAGGCGACATCCCTGGCGGTGCCGATCTGTTCGGCGACGGCAGCGTTGTCGCGGTCGACCTGCCTGGCCACGCCGACGGCCAGTTCGGACTGCTGTTTCCTCAAATGGATCGCCCCCTGCTCTACGCCGTCGATGTGCAATGGTTGCTCAAGGCGCTGGCCCAGAACCGCACGCCTGGTTTTCCGGCACGGCTGCTGGCCGAGGATTTCGCGGCGATCGAACCAAGCAGCGCAATCCTGCGCCGTTTCGCGGCGACGGGCGGCGATGTCGTGTTCTGCCATGACCCTGAGGTGACACCCTACGACCTGCCCTCGGTGGGCGGATGA
- a CDS encoding patatin-like phospholipase family protein has translation MSPSFGIAFGGGGARGLAHIHVIEALDELGIKPVAIAGSSIGAIMGAGMASGMAGKDIHDYARSILGRRAEVATRMWRARPGTFAEAMQGGIRVSQFNIERILKAFLPEAVPETFAELKIPLKVTATDFFGHKLAVFGDGDLHSALAASAAIPAVFRPVTRDGRLLIDGGIYNPVPFDLIEKDADIIIGVDVVGAPEEADKKQPTTVDLMFGATQLMMQSIIANKLNQCRPDILVRPAVSKYRVLDFMKIDALMTETVAIKDELKREIEKAVEVRLGATKARRGKRGVN, from the coding sequence ATGAGCCCAAGCTTTGGCATCGCCTTTGGCGGCGGCGGCGCGCGGGGATTGGCGCATATCCATGTCATCGAGGCGCTGGACGAACTGGGTATAAAGCCCGTTGCCATAGCCGGTTCGTCGATTGGCGCCATCATGGGCGCTGGCATGGCGTCGGGCATGGCCGGCAAGGACATTCACGACTATGCCCGCTCGATCCTCGGCCGCCGCGCCGAAGTGGCGACGCGCATGTGGCGGGCGCGGCCGGGTACTTTTGCCGAGGCGATGCAGGGCGGCATCAGGGTCAGCCAGTTCAACATCGAGCGCATCCTCAAGGCTTTTCTGCCGGAGGCGGTTCCCGAAACTTTCGCCGAGCTGAAAATCCCGCTGAAAGTGACGGCGACGGATTTCTTTGGCCACAAGCTCGCGGTGTTCGGCGATGGCGACCTGCATTCGGCACTGGCGGCCTCGGCCGCCATTCCCGCGGTGTTTCGCCCGGTGACGCGCGACGGCAGGCTGTTGATCGACGGCGGCATCTACAACCCAGTTCCCTTCGACCTGATCGAGAAAGACGCCGACATCATCATCGGTGTCGATGTGGTCGGCGCACCGGAGGAAGCCGATAAAAAGCAGCCGACCACGGTCGACCTGATGTTCGGCGCCACGCAATTGATGATGCAATCGATCATCGCCAACAAACTCAATCAATGCCGGCCGGACATATTGGTCAGGCCGGCGGTGTCGAAATACCGGGTGCTCGATTTCATGAAGATCGACGCCTTGATGACCGAGACGGTGGCGATCAAGGACGAGCTCAAGCGCGAGATCGAAAAGGCCGTGGAAGTACGCCTTGGAGCCACCAAGGCCAGGCGCGGCAAACGTGGCGTGAATTGA
- a CDS encoding 3-oxoacyl-ACP synthase III family protein, which translates to MRIKIIGTGRALPAQCLTSRDIEKQLGLVQGRIEAATGIVERYVCEGESQIDLACAAARLALAEAGIEANAVDLVVGGCGVPYQPLPSTAPLVMQRLGLADGSAAAFDVNSTCLGFLTAFETASRMIEAGQCKTALVFSSEIASRALPWKEQPEIAALFGDGAAAAVLRKATTGDGKVLANLMRTYPSAYEACSIGSGGTRFDFHRQPEEFSRHSLFHMDGKELFRVTSRHFNSFVSDLLARAGWRHEDVDLVVPHQASPFALAHMARQTGFAREKLVDIASHHGNQIAASIPFALDIARRQGRIPPGAKVLFLGTSAGVSFGGMALEA; encoded by the coding sequence ATGCGGATCAAGATCATCGGAACCGGGCGTGCGTTGCCCGCTCAATGCTTGACGTCGCGCGATATCGAGAAGCAGTTGGGGCTCGTCCAGGGCCGGATCGAGGCCGCCACCGGCATCGTCGAACGCTATGTCTGCGAGGGGGAATCGCAGATCGACCTTGCCTGCGCGGCGGCACGGTTGGCACTTGCCGAGGCCGGGATCGAGGCCAATGCCGTCGATCTTGTCGTCGGCGGCTGCGGGGTGCCTTACCAGCCGCTGCCTTCGACAGCGCCGCTGGTCATGCAGAGGCTGGGGCTGGCCGACGGCTCGGCCGCCGCCTTCGACGTCAACAGCACGTGCCTTGGCTTCCTCACCGCTTTCGAGACCGCCTCCCGCATGATCGAGGCGGGGCAATGCAAGACGGCGCTGGTGTTCTCGTCGGAGATCGCCTCGCGCGCCCTGCCCTGGAAAGAGCAGCCCGAAATTGCCGCGCTGTTCGGAGATGGAGCGGCGGCCGCAGTATTGCGCAAGGCGACCACCGGAGACGGAAAAGTACTGGCCAACCTGATGCGCACCTATCCCTCGGCTTATGAGGCCTGCAGCATCGGCTCAGGTGGTACGCGCTTCGATTTCCATCGCCAGCCTGAGGAGTTTTCCCGGCATTCGCTGTTTCACATGGATGGCAAGGAGCTGTTTCGGGTGACGTCGCGTCATTTCAACAGCTTCGTCAGCGATCTGCTGGCACGGGCCGGCTGGCGGCATGAGGATGTCGACCTCGTCGTACCGCACCAGGCAAGCCCGTTCGCGCTGGCTCACATGGCGCGGCAGACCGGATTCGCCAGGGAAAAGCTGGTCGACATCGCCTCGCATCACGGCAACCAGATTGCGGCGTCCATTCCCTTCGCGCTCGACATCGCGCGCCGGCAGGGCCGCATCCCGCCTGGCGCAAAAGTGTTGTTCCTTGGAACATCGGCCGGCGTGTCATTCGGCGGCATGGCGCTGGAGGCTTGA
- a CDS encoding caspase family protein, translated as MLRRCGIIAGFLFAMLTIFDASAAERRVALVIGNSHYRIVPPLKNPAKDIVDVANTFRLAGFEVFVAADLTKLQFEDQFRDYLAALDGADLAVVYYSGHGFQIGGQNFLIPIDASLKEAADVEVQTIKLDDVLQQMRSKSKVQIVLLDACRNNPFPRKDYWLKDQLITAGDTGGLAQVKSSLNTLIAFATEPGAVAYDGTDDLSPFSSAFSRRALAPNQEIHSVMAAVRRDVVEATNGMQVPWENSSLIDDVVLVRRISRPSLPPVLEKVVPAGVGPVALNLPEPVEVDGGTITVSIERPPTIGRLMLNGKVVGAGEPIQGSDLPHLQMDVPKQSNAQEDMDMLAYTARDNWGGETKGMLVFRVKGGDGEQVVASLEAEQKQQVLERGIHITGAAEAINNREISVPVGVGPVPLKLDFPTQDPAVSLKVASYPATGTLSLPDRILSPQSSLMANEFDGLRFEPQIGAGGTVEVAFDIRVDSGTAESAKVKFAPSVDPCDTAAGEPLDLQGVVPGRLPNEIGTDAVGVCEAAVKAYPAVPRFRYELGRALLAAGKLDKAKAIIKEAADKGHVRAVYELGYFNATGSGMAIDRSRANDFYKQASDKGDPYGMTAWGRALFNGYGVKPDTGQGLDLLLKAAAMGHTYAMNDLAAIFTEGRNGVPADAARAVAFLRAGVERQDMYSMNLLGRNYLSGQGVGKDPKMALPLFQKAIDLGQPYAPASLARMYRDGIGVDQNLAEAQRLFEMATARGDQSGAYDRAALELAKGDKADQVIAVRFLAFAVALDLRKEIPGAPASLAKFGVKTKTAALKQLRQELKSKISTSGSLDTQLVVAARAVWEEANPRRDLF; from the coding sequence ATGCTCCGACGTTGCGGAATCATTGCAGGCTTCCTCTTTGCCATGCTCACGATCTTCGATGCCTCCGCCGCTGAACGGCGGGTCGCCCTGGTGATCGGCAATTCCCATTACCGGATCGTTCCGCCCCTGAAGAACCCGGCGAAGGATATTGTCGATGTGGCCAATACGTTTCGGCTGGCGGGTTTCGAGGTGTTTGTTGCCGCCGACCTGACCAAGCTGCAATTCGAAGACCAGTTCCGCGACTATCTCGCTGCCTTGGATGGTGCCGATCTGGCTGTCGTCTACTATTCCGGTCACGGATTTCAGATCGGCGGGCAAAATTTCCTGATCCCCATTGATGCCTCGCTGAAGGAGGCGGCTGACGTCGAGGTTCAGACAATCAAGCTGGATGATGTGCTGCAGCAGATGCGTTCGAAATCAAAGGTTCAGATCGTCCTGCTTGACGCCTGCCGCAACAATCCATTCCCACGCAAGGACTATTGGCTGAAGGACCAGCTGATTACCGCAGGCGATACCGGTGGTCTTGCTCAGGTCAAAAGCTCGCTGAACACACTGATCGCTTTTGCCACTGAGCCGGGCGCGGTTGCCTATGATGGTACTGACGACCTGAGCCCCTTTTCCTCAGCGTTTTCGCGGCGCGCGCTTGCCCCGAACCAGGAAATCCACTCGGTGATGGCAGCCGTGCGCCGGGATGTGGTGGAAGCCACCAACGGCATGCAGGTCCCCTGGGAAAATTCTTCGCTGATAGACGACGTGGTTTTGGTCCGCCGCATCAGCCGCCCCTCGCTGCCGCCTGTGTTGGAAAAGGTCGTGCCAGCAGGGGTCGGGCCGGTCGCTTTGAACCTTCCGGAACCGGTTGAAGTCGACGGCGGAACAATCACCGTCAGCATCGAAAGGCCGCCCACGATCGGGCGATTGATGCTGAATGGCAAGGTTGTCGGGGCGGGCGAACCGATCCAGGGCAGTGACCTGCCGCACCTGCAGATGGATGTGCCCAAGCAGAGCAATGCCCAGGAAGACATGGACATGCTGGCCTATACCGCACGTGACAATTGGGGCGGTGAAACCAAGGGAATGCTGGTCTTCCGCGTCAAGGGCGGCGATGGCGAACAGGTCGTGGCGTCCCTCGAAGCCGAGCAGAAACAGCAGGTGCTGGAGCGGGGCATTCACATCACTGGCGCCGCCGAAGCGATCAACAACCGCGAGATCAGCGTTCCCGTCGGCGTCGGCCCGGTTCCGTTGAAGCTGGATTTCCCGACCCAGGATCCGGCGGTCAGCCTGAAGGTTGCAAGCTATCCGGCAACCGGAACGCTCTCGCTACCGGACAGAATCCTGTCACCTCAATCGAGCCTGATGGCCAACGAATTCGACGGATTGCGCTTCGAACCCCAGATTGGTGCCGGCGGCACCGTGGAGGTCGCTTTCGACATCCGGGTGGACAGCGGGACCGCCGAGTCCGCCAAGGTCAAGTTTGCCCCCAGCGTCGATCCCTGCGACACCGCTGCCGGCGAGCCTCTCGACCTGCAAGGGGTTGTGCCGGGCCGGCTTCCAAACGAAATCGGCACTGATGCGGTGGGGGTGTGCGAGGCCGCGGTCAAAGCATATCCCGCAGTCCCGCGCTTTCGCTATGAACTCGGGCGCGCCCTGCTTGCGGCCGGCAAGCTCGACAAGGCCAAGGCAATCATCAAGGAGGCAGCGGACAAGGGCCATGTTCGCGCCGTGTACGAACTCGGCTACTTCAACGCGACTGGCAGTGGAATGGCCATCGACCGCTCGCGGGCCAACGATTTCTACAAGCAGGCATCGGACAAGGGCGATCCCTACGGGATGACGGCGTGGGGCCGTGCCTTGTTCAATGGCTACGGTGTGAAGCCTGATACAGGCCAGGGGCTGGACCTGCTGCTGAAGGCGGCCGCGATGGGGCACACCTATGCCATGAATGATCTTGCCGCGATCTTCACGGAGGGCCGCAATGGCGTGCCCGCCGATGCTGCCCGGGCCGTAGCCTTTTTGCGGGCCGGCGTGGAGCGGCAAGACATGTATTCGATGAACCTGCTCGGCCGCAATTACCTCAGCGGTCAGGGTGTCGGCAAAGACCCGAAAATGGCGCTGCCGCTCTTCCAGAAGGCGATCGACCTTGGCCAGCCCTATGCACCCGCGAGCCTCGCGCGCATGTACCGGGACGGTATCGGCGTCGACCAGAATCTTGCCGAAGCGCAAAGACTGTTCGAGATGGCGACGGCGCGGGGCGATCAGTCCGGTGCCTATGATCGGGCGGCCCTCGAATTGGCCAAGGGCGACAAGGCCGACCAGGTCATTGCTGTCCGCTTCCTCGCATTCGCCGTCGCACTTGATCTTCGCAAGGAGATCCCCGGCGCCCCGGCGAGCCTCGCGAAATTCGGCGTGAAGACCAAAACGGCGGCGCTGAAGCAGTTGCGCCAGGAGCTCAAGTCGAAAATCTCGACGTCCGGTTCGCTGGACACTCAACTGGTCGTTGCAGCCAGGGCGGTATGGGAAGAAGCGAACCCGCGCAGGGATCTGTTTTGA
- a CDS encoding NAD(P)-dependent oxidoreductase gives MGRVLVTGASGFLGGHVMTRLAGSGMPALAQGRERQRCAALETAGHEVAQFDLSQPFDTATHRLLGDVDMIVHCAALSAPFGQLADFETANVTATSNLVDFAREQGVRRFVHISSPSVCFAYRDQLDVTEDSPLPDPVNHYARTKRQAEQIVLAAPEIGPVVLRPRGIYGAGDRALLPRLLQAAQRRPLPVFRDGKARIDLTHVDDVVDAVVAALSGGGGAEGQIFNVSGGEVLPVRHIADAACRRVGVQAQWRKTPLWPAMFAAGAMETVALRLPGRPEPPVTRYGLGLFAYAQSLDISKTSSILGWTPKVSFEEGLDRTFGKGDGAWRTAA, from the coding sequence ATGGGACGCGTGCTCGTCACCGGCGCCAGCGGCTTTCTCGGCGGCCATGTCATGACGCGGCTGGCGGGGTCAGGCATGCCGGCACTTGCACAAGGCCGCGAACGGCAACGCTGCGCTGCGCTTGAAACGGCAGGCCACGAGGTGGCGCAATTCGATCTGTCGCAGCCTTTCGATACGGCAACCCACCGATTGCTTGGTGACGTCGACATGATCGTCCATTGCGCGGCGCTCTCCGCTCCCTTTGGCCAACTGGCGGATTTCGAGACTGCCAATGTCACGGCGACTAGCAATCTTGTCGATTTCGCGCGCGAGCAAGGTGTGCGCCGTTTCGTCCATATCTCTAGCCCTTCGGTCTGTTTCGCCTATCGCGACCAGCTGGATGTCACCGAGGACAGTCCCCTGCCCGATCCGGTCAACCACTATGCCCGCACCAAACGTCAAGCCGAGCAGATCGTGCTGGCGGCACCCGAAATCGGGCCGGTGGTGCTGAGGCCACGCGGCATCTACGGCGCCGGCGATCGTGCACTGCTGCCGCGCCTGTTGCAGGCTGCACAGCGGCGGCCCTTGCCGGTTTTCCGCGACGGCAAGGCACGCATCGACCTCACCCATGTCGATGATGTCGTCGATGCGGTGGTCGCAGCGCTCTCGGGCGGGGGCGGCGCCGAAGGCCAGATATTCAACGTCTCGGGCGGCGAGGTGCTGCCGGTGCGCCACATCGCCGACGCCGCATGCCGGCGCGTCGGCGTACAGGCGCAATGGCGGAAAACGCCGCTTTGGCCAGCAATGTTCGCGGCCGGCGCGATGGAGACGGTGGCCTTGCGGCTGCCGGGCCGACCCGAACCGCCTGTGACTCGCTACGGTCTCGGTCTGTTTGCCTATGCCCAGAGCCTCGATATTTCCAAGACAAGCAGCATCCTGGGCTGGACGCCGAAAGTATCATTTGAAGAGGGGCTCGACCGCACCTTCGGCAAGGGCGACGGCGCCTGGAGGACAGCCGCGTGA
- a CDS encoding GNAT family N-acetyltransferase, with protein MSQAAVATTEQSLQADRVENNPRKVEAFARIFNEIPVRGLIRNLTVTVEPFEVAGRAFPLTLNDSREAPNCYICCPSSAYIDYAIDETRNFSSSPWLQRAVRALVSACAPLVKATGLDHQVQVNNWLFSTNPVPLLDRQTIAAMRAELTARYPDRAVIIRSLNGIADPSTISALKAEGFRMLAARQIYIFADRSAAPPMTRDMKRDRAKLRTTPLQIIGNDDFSEADYARSEDLYNLLYLRKYTPLNPHYTACYIGEMHRRGILQLAGLRDHAGQLVAVTGLFENGATLTQPIVGYDTSLPVSDGLYRMVMAMAQDHATARGLFFNMSAGAAEFKRRRGAVPDIEYNAVYIGHLPLRRRVAVRAMETLLALIGIPLLRRFEL; from the coding sequence ATGAGCCAGGCAGCTGTCGCGACCACGGAGCAGAGCCTTCAAGCGGATCGGGTTGAGAACAATCCGCGCAAGGTCGAGGCCTTCGCGCGGATTTTCAACGAGATTCCCGTGCGCGGCCTCATCCGCAATCTGACGGTCACCGTCGAGCCGTTCGAGGTCGCCGGCCGCGCCTTTCCCTTGACGCTGAATGACAGCCGCGAGGCACCCAACTGCTACATCTGCTGCCCGTCCAGCGCCTATATCGACTATGCCATCGACGAGACCCGCAATTTCAGCTCAAGTCCCTGGCTGCAGCGAGCCGTCCGCGCCCTCGTCAGCGCCTGCGCACCCTTGGTCAAAGCGACCGGCCTCGACCATCAGGTGCAGGTCAACAACTGGCTTTTTTCGACCAATCCGGTGCCGTTGCTCGACCGCCAAACGATCGCAGCGATGCGTGCCGAGCTTACAGCGCGGTATCCAGATCGCGCCGTGATCATCCGATCGCTGAACGGGATCGCCGATCCCTCGACCATCTCGGCCCTCAAGGCAGAGGGTTTTCGCATGCTGGCGGCGCGCCAGATCTACATTTTCGCCGACCGCAGTGCAGCACCGCCGATGACGCGCGACATGAAGCGCGACCGCGCCAAGCTGCGCACTACACCTCTGCAAATCATCGGCAACGACGACTTCAGTGAGGCCGATTACGCCAGAAGCGAAGACCTCTACAACCTGCTCTATCTCCGTAAATACACGCCGCTCAACCCGCACTACACAGCGTGCTATATCGGCGAGATGCACCGCCGTGGCATCTTGCAACTGGCGGGCCTGCGCGACCATGCCGGCCAGCTCGTCGCCGTCACCGGCCTGTTCGAGAACGGCGCGACGCTGACCCAGCCGATCGTCGGCTATGACACAAGCCTGCCGGTCAGCGATGGGCTTTACCGCATGGTCATGGCGATGGCGCAGGATCACGCCACGGCGCGCGGGCTGTTCTTCAACATGAGTGCCGGTGCCGCCGAATTCAAACGCCGTCGCGGCGCTGTGCCCGACATCGAATACAACGCTGTCTATATCGGGCATCTGCCGCTTCGCCGACGCGTTGCGGTGCGCGCCATGGAAACCCTGCTGGCGTTGATCGGCATCCCGCTGCTTCGGAGATTCGAGCTTTGA
- a CDS encoding Rieske 2Fe-2S domain-containing protein encodes MTRAAHKDCWQAVALAADVGRRPKRILFEGAPVVLFRSDKGIAALFDRCAHRLVELSTGKVVGGEIECPYHGWRYDGEGRCTAIPGHVGELPRYRVRRYSAIERDGVVFISAGAPNSEPYLHCMQSQDVIVRRVHSSTQSTVIDAAENILDATHTHFTHKGLLRGLSAKRHIVRVEVTGGEGWVEACYTGEERQQGLISRLLEGERTKTIGRFRHPGIAELEYWGKGGLALATTFHLRQAGENIVEGVGWLIGPRQGGLGHLMALAFKPLFNIALQQDRKVLKSASDNARHAPQALPVIGPLDFLRRDIAAIMAGEMPPAALEPRVHHIEL; translated from the coding sequence TTGACTAGGGCCGCTCACAAGGATTGCTGGCAGGCCGTGGCACTTGCCGCCGATGTTGGCCGCAGGCCGAAGCGCATCCTGTTCGAAGGCGCACCGGTCGTGCTGTTTCGTTCCGACAAGGGCATCGCCGCGCTGTTCGACCGCTGCGCGCACAGGCTGGTTGAATTGTCGACCGGCAAGGTGGTCGGCGGCGAGATTGAATGCCCCTATCACGGCTGGCGCTATGACGGCGAAGGCCGCTGTACCGCCATTCCCGGCCATGTCGGCGAGTTGCCGCGCTACCGCGTGCGCCGCTACAGCGCGATCGAACGCGACGGCGTGGTGTTCATTTCTGCTGGCGCACCCAATAGCGAGCCCTATCTCCACTGCATGCAAAGCCAGGATGTGATCGTGCGGCGCGTGCACAGTTCGACACAGTCGACGGTGATCGACGCGGCGGAAAATATTCTCGACGCCACCCACACGCATTTCACCCACAAGGGCCTGCTGCGGGGTTTAAGCGCCAAACGCCACATTGTGCGCGTCGAGGTGACCGGCGGCGAAGGCTGGGTGGAAGCCTGCTATACCGGCGAAGAGCGCCAGCAAGGGCTGATCAGCCGGCTGCTGGAGGGCGAACGGACGAAAACCATCGGCCGCTTCCGTCATCCCGGGATCGCCGAACTGGAATATTGGGGCAAAGGCGGCCTGGCGCTGGCGACAACCTTCCATCTTCGCCAGGCCGGCGAGAACATTGTCGAGGGCGTCGGCTGGCTGATCGGGCCGCGCCAAGGTGGGTTGGGTCATCTCATGGCGCTGGCTTTCAAGCCGCTGTTCAACATCGCCTTGCAGCAAGACCGCAAGGTGCTGAAGTCAGCGAGCGACAATGCACGCCATGCGCCGCAGGCGTTGCCAGTGATCGGCCCGCTGGATTTCCTGCGCCGCGACATCGCCGCCATCATGGCCGGCGAAATGCCGCCGGCAGCCTTGGAACCGCGTGTCCATCACATCGAGCTTTGA